One Dermacentor albipictus isolate Rhodes 1998 colony unplaced genomic scaffold, USDA_Dalb.pri_finalv2 scaffold_24, whole genome shotgun sequence DNA window includes the following coding sequences:
- the LOC139052471 gene encoding zinc finger Ran-binding domain-containing protein 2-like — translation MSDTSMTAAKETKRRHRWRSRSSGSSSHHATRGRSRSRSRHSSRSGRGGRKHRGSHRGPLTTGSENTRGRKRRRSKSRRHRSVSSGATTKSGRRKQHRRARSSHSSSSRGARRVKSKKAARRSSSKSRRAKWTSASNPNKSGEGK, via the coding sequence ATGAGCGATACCTCTATGACCGCGGCCAAGGAAACCAAGCGTCGCCACCGCTGGCGTAGTCGCTCttccggcagcagcagccaccatgcCACGAGGGGAAGGAGCCGTAGCAGATCCCGACACTCGTCCCGCAGTGGCCGAGGTGGCCGCAAGCACAGAGGCAGTCACCGGGGGCCGTTGACCACGGGATCGGAGAACACCCGCGGCAGAAAGAGGAGACGCAGCAAGAGCCGACGCCACCGCTCCGTGAGCAGTGGCGCGACCACCAAGAGTGGCAGACGCAAACAGCACCGCCGCGCCCGTAGCAGCCACTCGTCGTCGAGCCGTGGAGCTAGGCGGGTGAAGTCGAAGAAGGCGGCGAGAAGGTCCTCATCGAAATCACGGCGAGCCAAGTGGACGAGTGCTTCCAATCCCAATAAAAGTGGCGAGGGCAAGTGA